In one window of Gymnogyps californianus isolate 813 chromosome 7, ASM1813914v2, whole genome shotgun sequence DNA:
- the LMLN gene encoding leishmanolysin-like peptidase, which produces MAAEPGGGRPWPYRCYRPLLAALTAALLLLGCGRAATLSPSSSSSCHHRVPSGEEVVYQVPLKENHVLKRNVDQQLRIKIIYDGSVEDLLPEKRHLIKNKLFPQAISYLEKTFQVRKSTGTILLSRQCVTNQYLRRKADPHRYCRGACADHTRCGPVIVPEKHLQQCRVCNENEWHCGPTGLPDQEGVRDADFVLYVSALTTERCGHENIIAYAAYCQLEAEMDRPIAGYANLCPNMISTQAQEFIGMLSTVKHEIIHALGFSAGLFAFYRDDDGKPLTTRYADGLPPFNESLGLYQWSDKVIRKAVRLWDIRGGKMLRHAVHLLITPRVVEEARKHFNCPVLEGMELENQGGMGTELNHWEKRLLENEAMTGSHTQNRVFSRITLALMEDTGWYKANYSMAEKLDWGRNKGCDFVMKSCKFWIDQKRQKRQLISPYCDTLRSNPLQLTCRQDQRAVAVCNLQKFPKQLPQEYQYFDNLNGVPAEELPYYGGSVEIADYCPFSQEFSWHLSGEFQRSSDCRIIENQPDPTKNYGAEKYGPNSVCLIQKSAFVMEQCRRKLSYPDWGSGCYQVSCSPQGLHVWVKDTAYLCSRSGQVLTVSIQMNGWIHVGNLICPACSDFCDSCPPERDPPASNLTRAAPIDLCSCSSSLVVTLWLLMANLIPLLTGLFLCT; this is translated from the exons ATGGCCGCCgagccgggcggcgggcgcCCCTGGCCTTACCGGTGTTACCGGCCGCTGCTCGCCGCTTTGACCGCCgcgttgctgctgctgggctgcggCCGCGCCGCcaccctttctccctcctcttcctcgtcCTGTCACCATCGCGTGCCCAGCGGCGAGGAG GTTGTCTATCAAGTTCCTCTAAAGGAAAATCATGTCTTGAAGAGAAATGTGGATCAACAGCTACGAATTAAGATTATATATGACGGAAGTGTTGAGGA tttgCTACCTGAGAAAAGACACCTTATAAAG aACAAACTTTTTCCACAAGCTATATCGTATTTGGAGAAGACGTTTCAAGTGCGCAAATCCACGGGTACTATATTACTAAGCAG GCAGTGTGTGACAAACCAATATTTAAGGAGGAAAGCTGACCCTCACAGATACTGCCGAGGAGCCTGTGCAGACCATACAAGATGTGGGCCAGTTATAGTTCCTGAGAAGCACCTCCAA CAATGCAGAGTGTGCAATGAGAATGAGTGGCACTGCGGACCCACTGGCTTACCTGACCAAGAAGGGGTTCGAGATGCTGACTTTGTACTTTACGTTAGTGCTCTCACTACTGAAAGGTGTGGCCATGAAAATATCATTGCATATGCAGCCTACTGCCAACTGGAAGCTGAAATGGACAG GCCAATAGCAGGATATGCTAACTTGTGTCCAAATATGATTTCAACGCAAGCTCAAGAATTCATTGGCATGTTGTCTACAGTGAAACATGAGATCATCCATGCACTG GGTTTCTCTGCTGGACTGTTTGCGTTTTATCGTGATGATGATGGAAAACCTTTGACAACAAGATATGCAGATGGACTTCCTCCTTTTAatgaaag TCTAGGTTTGTATCAGTGGAGCGATAAAGTCATTCGTAAAGCAGTGAGGTTATGGGACATACGTGGTGGCAAAATGCTGCGCCATGCTGTTCATCTTCTGATAACACCTCGTGTAGTT GAAGAAGCCcgaaaacattttaattgtcCAGTTCTAGAGGGAATGGAGCTTGAAAATCAAGGTGGCATGGGTACTGAGCTCAATCACTGGGAGAAGAGATTGTTGGAG AATGAAGCAATGACTGGATCCCATACACAGAATCGAGTCTTTTCCAGGATCACCTTAGCATTAATGGAAGACACAGG CTGGTATAAAGCAAATTACAGCATGGCAGAGAAATTAGATTGGGGACGCAATAAAGGCTGTGACTTTGTAATGAAAAGCTGTAAATTCTGGATCGACCAAAAGAGACAAAA gaggcAATTAATCAGTCCATACTGCGACACTTTGAGGAGTAATCCTTTGCAGTTAACCTGCAGGCAGGACCAAAGAGCAGTAGCAGTGTGCAACTTGCAGAAGTTTCCAAAGCAGTTACCTCAGGAATATCAG tattttgacAATCTTAATGGAGTACCAGCAGAAGAATTGCCTTATTATGGTGGCTCAGTAGAAATTGCTGACTATTGTCCCTTTAGTCAAGAATTCAGCTGGCATTTAAGTGGTGAATTTCAACGCAGCTCAGACTGTAGAATAATTGAAAACCAACCAG ATCCCACCAAAAACTATGGCGCAGAGAAATATGGACCAAACTCTGTATGTCTTATtcagaaatctgcttttgtcATGGAACAGTGCAGGAGGAAACTCAGTTACCCTGACTGGGGTAGTGGATGTTATCAA gtttcTTGTTCTCCACAAGGGCTGCATGTTTGGGTCAAGGACACTGCGTACTTGTGTAGCCGCTCAGGTCAGGTATTAACCGTGAGCATTCAGATGAATGGCTGGATACATGTTGGGAATCTGATTTGCCCGGCCTGTTCGGACTTCTGTGACTCCTGTCCCCCAGAGCGGGATCCTCCAGCTTCTAACTTAACAAGAGCTGCACCAATCG actTATGCTCCTGCTCGTCTAGCCTGGTTGTAACCCTTTGGCTATTGATGGCTAACTTAATTCCCCTGTTAACAGGATTATTTCTCTGCACATAA